Proteins found in one Bacillus subtilis subsp. subtilis str. 168 genomic segment:
- the yutG gene encoding putative phosphatidylglycerophosphatase (Evidence 3: Putative function from multiple computational evidences; PubMedId: 22333191; Product type e: enzyme) translates to MSENEQFSQMEAKARARMKERGVEVSDIAELVFFLQKKYHPDLTIDECTLNVNRVLAKREVQNAILTGIELDVLAEQKKLSEPLQTMLEIDESLYGVDEVLAFSIVNIYGSIGFTNYGYIDKEKPGILKRLNDKSTGECHTFLDDIVGAISAAASSRLAHRARHTE, encoded by the coding sequence ATGTCAGAAAACGAACAATTCAGTCAGATGGAAGCTAAAGCAAGAGCACGGATGAAGGAGCGCGGCGTTGAGGTATCAGACATTGCCGAGCTTGTCTTTTTTCTGCAGAAAAAATATCATCCGGATTTAACCATTGATGAATGCACGCTGAACGTCAATCGTGTTCTCGCAAAACGCGAGGTGCAAAACGCGATTTTAACGGGCATTGAATTGGATGTTCTTGCTGAGCAGAAAAAATTGTCTGAACCGCTGCAAACGATGCTGGAAATAGATGAAAGCCTATATGGAGTAGATGAAGTTCTGGCATTTTCCATTGTGAACATTTACGGATCGATCGGGTTTACGAACTACGGTTACATCGACAAAGAAAAACCCGGAATCCTTAAACGATTGAATGATAAATCAACCGGTGAATGCCATACCTTTTTAGATGACATCGTCGGAGCGATTTCCGCCGCGGCTTCAAGCAGACTTGCTCACCGCGCGCGGCATACAGAATAA
- the yutC gene encoding putative sporulation-related lipoprotein (Evidence 3: Putative function from multiple computational evidences; Product type lp: lipoprotein) gives MKRTAVSLCLLTGLLSGCGGAGLDNAQNVRNQTQNQTKPIHVSDRNEAFNRHNENEQFGYVRYQKEQFDGEQQKTPVMNREETAHMISSLTVQLPHIQDAATLVTDREALVVYKTDSKNRELTADQVKKTAASVIPRYYHVYISDNPNHMQSVENYSNLGSGSRDIREIMSGTIQEMKTSPQGSPVSENENANGETRQDMKIDRNDKNAR, from the coding sequence ATGAAACGAACCGCTGTCAGCCTCTGCCTGCTGACCGGACTATTATCCGGGTGCGGAGGCGCAGGATTGGATAATGCCCAAAATGTCCGGAATCAGACGCAGAATCAAACCAAACCCATTCATGTGTCGGACCGCAACGAGGCTTTTAACAGGCATAATGAGAACGAACAATTTGGCTATGTCCGCTATCAAAAAGAACAATTTGACGGAGAACAGCAGAAAACGCCGGTGATGAACCGGGAAGAAACCGCTCACATGATATCAAGTTTAACGGTTCAGCTCCCCCATATTCAAGATGCTGCGACATTGGTGACTGACCGAGAAGCGCTTGTCGTATACAAAACCGATTCTAAAAACCGGGAGCTGACCGCCGATCAGGTGAAAAAAACAGCGGCTTCTGTGATACCGCGATACTATCACGTGTATATTTCCGATAATCCAAACCATATGCAATCCGTCGAAAATTACAGCAATCTCGGCTCTGGTTCAAGGGATATTAGAGAGATCATGTCGGGGACGATTCAAGAAATGAAAACCTCCCCGCAAGGAAGCCCTGTCTCAGAGAATGAAAATGCCAATGGAGAAACGCGTCAGGACATGAAAATCGATAGGAATGACAAAAACGCCAGATGA
- the yutE gene encoding hypothetical protein (Evidence 4: Unknown function but conserved in other organisms; PubMedId: 27907199), whose product MYFVDRSKIEKTLGFFEHQLALFDSQTDWQSEIGELALQRIGHLLIECILDTGNDMIDGFIMRDPGSYDDIMDILVDEKVVTEKEGDELKKLIAYRKTLVQQYLLADSGELYRLIKAHQTALQDFPKRIRSYLETELGPVSAFK is encoded by the coding sequence ATGTATTTTGTTGACAGAAGCAAAATCGAAAAAACACTAGGGTTCTTCGAGCACCAGCTGGCGCTATTTGACTCACAAACAGACTGGCAGTCTGAAATCGGGGAATTGGCACTTCAGCGTATAGGCCATCTGTTAATCGAATGCATTTTGGATACAGGCAATGACATGATTGACGGCTTTATTATGCGGGACCCGGGCAGCTATGACGACATTATGGATATACTTGTTGATGAGAAAGTTGTCACGGAAAAAGAGGGTGATGAGCTCAAAAAATTGATCGCCTACCGCAAAACGTTGGTTCAACAGTATCTGCTCGCTGACAGCGGCGAGCTTTACAGGCTGATCAAGGCGCATCAAACAGCTCTTCAGGACTTCCCGAAACGGATCAGAAGCTATTTGGAAACAGAGCTAGGACCTGTTTCCGCGTTTAAATAA
- the cotNH gene encoding spore coat-associated protein (Evidence 1a: Function from experimental evidences in the studied strain; PubMedId: 15231775, 22882546; Product type cp: cell process), whose product MVKGTIKEKYGIHIRQLSMYQHTYQCFQTPNSYFLIVPVSQFSETELAELYYMSQYLQEQSDPYVSVFIFTKEGELTFEHEGKTYALLKAAPPYSNRAFSIGAELAEFHRKGRGYPYEVKAAGRIGQWKDLWGKRIDQLEAFWQRKVQTPPHEPFDKKMIESFPYYLGLSENAIQYLVDTELDDKPQAADSGTICHQRMERHTWSPESLIRIPADWVFDHASRDLAEYMRHTFLHHRQDFNQQGFLFLQEYEQVTPLSSFSKRLLYSRLLFPLHYFEIVESYYMSSESEKHYFEEQLDFILNDCGRYEQFLNTAQEFMNMRAQKLFVPRVSWLGKGSSR is encoded by the coding sequence ATGGTGAAAGGTACAATAAAAGAAAAATACGGCATTCACATCAGGCAGCTTTCCATGTACCAGCACACATATCAATGCTTTCAGACGCCTAATTCATACTTTCTGATTGTCCCCGTTTCCCAATTCTCAGAAACAGAGCTGGCGGAGCTTTATTACATGAGTCAGTATTTACAAGAACAAAGTGACCCATACGTTTCGGTTTTTATCTTTACAAAAGAAGGTGAACTGACATTTGAACATGAGGGAAAAACGTACGCTCTGCTGAAGGCGGCCCCCCCTTATTCAAACAGGGCGTTCTCCATTGGAGCGGAGCTTGCGGAATTTCACCGAAAAGGCCGAGGATATCCATATGAGGTGAAGGCGGCCGGAAGAATCGGCCAGTGGAAGGATCTGTGGGGAAAACGAATTGATCAGCTGGAAGCATTTTGGCAGAGAAAGGTTCAGACCCCTCCGCATGAGCCATTCGATAAAAAAATGATCGAATCATTTCCATATTATTTAGGACTGTCAGAAAACGCGATACAATATTTAGTGGACACTGAGCTGGATGACAAGCCCCAAGCCGCTGATTCAGGAACGATATGCCATCAGCGGATGGAAAGGCATACATGGTCACCGGAATCATTGATCAGGATTCCGGCGGATTGGGTGTTTGACCACGCTTCCCGTGATTTGGCTGAATATATGAGGCATACGTTTTTGCATCACAGACAAGATTTTAATCAGCAGGGCTTTCTCTTTTTACAGGAATACGAGCAAGTCACACCGCTGTCTTCATTTTCGAAACGCCTTTTATACAGCCGTCTGCTTTTCCCGCTTCATTATTTTGAAATCGTAGAAAGCTATTACATGTCATCAGAATCAGAAAAGCATTATTTTGAAGAACAGCTTGACTTCATTCTTAATGACTGTGGGCGTTATGAACAATTTCTCAATACAGCGCAGGAATTCATGAATATGCGGGCGCAGAAGCTGTTTGTTCCACGCGTCAGCTGGCTCGGCAAAGGCAGCTCAAGGTGA
- the yutD gene encoding hypothetical protein (Evidence 4: Unknown function but conserved in other organisms; PubMedId: 12770717, 27907199) — MILIQNAEFELVHNFKDGFNEEAFKARYSDILNKYDYIVGDWGYGQLRLKGFFDDQNQKATFETKISTLDEYIYEYCNFGCAYFVLKRIRK; from the coding sequence ATGATTCTTATTCAAAATGCCGAATTTGAATTGGTGCACAATTTCAAAGACGGCTTCAACGAAGAGGCTTTTAAAGCCCGCTACTCCGATATATTAAATAAATACGATTATATTGTGGGAGACTGGGGATACGGTCAGTTAAGGCTCAAGGGCTTCTTTGACGACCAGAATCAAAAGGCAACCTTCGAAACGAAAATCAGCACATTAGATGAATATATTTACGAATACTGCAATTTCGGCTGTGCGTATTTTGTCTTGAAACGGATCAGAAAATAA
- the lipA gene encoding lipoyl synthase (lipoic acid synthetase) (Evidence 2a: Function from experimental evidences in other organisms; PubMedId: 15362861, 16835858, 19028902, 19820084, 25341020; Product type e: enzyme), producing MAKKDEHLRKPEWLKIKLNTNENYTGLKKLMRENNLHTVCEEAKCPNIHECWAVRRTATFMILGSVCTRACRFCAVKTGLPTELDLQEPERVADSVALMNLKHAVITAVARDDQKDGGAGIFAETVRAIRRKSPFTTIEVLPSDMGGNYDNLKTLMDTRPDILNHNIETVRRLTPRVRARATYDRSLEFLRRAKEMQPDIPTKSSIMIGLGETKEEIIEVMDDLLANNVDIMAIGQYLQPTKKHLKVQKYYHPDEFAELKEIAMQKGFSHCEAGPLVRSSYHADEQVNEASKKRQAQA from the coding sequence TTGGCAAAGAAAGACGAACACCTCAGAAAGCCCGAATGGCTTAAAATTAAATTAAATACAAATGAAAACTATACAGGGCTCAAAAAACTCATGCGGGAAAACAACCTGCATACCGTATGCGAAGAAGCAAAGTGTCCGAATATTCATGAATGCTGGGCGGTCAGACGTACAGCGACATTTATGATTTTAGGTTCTGTTTGTACAAGAGCATGCCGTTTCTGTGCTGTCAAAACAGGCCTTCCAACTGAGCTTGATCTGCAAGAGCCGGAACGCGTAGCGGATTCAGTCGCGCTTATGAATTTGAAACACGCGGTCATTACGGCTGTTGCGCGTGACGATCAGAAAGATGGCGGGGCAGGCATTTTCGCGGAAACTGTCCGTGCGATCCGCAGAAAAAGCCCGTTCACAACAATTGAGGTGCTGCCGTCTGATATGGGCGGAAACTACGATAACCTAAAAACCTTGATGGATACACGCCCAGACATCCTGAATCACAATATCGAAACGGTTCGCCGCCTGACGCCAAGAGTCCGCGCGCGTGCGACGTACGACCGTTCATTGGAATTTTTGCGCCGTGCGAAGGAAATGCAGCCTGACATTCCGACAAAATCAAGTATCATGATCGGACTCGGCGAAACAAAAGAAGAGATTATTGAAGTAATGGACGACCTCTTGGCGAACAACGTGGATATTATGGCAATCGGCCAATATCTGCAGCCGACGAAGAAACACTTGAAAGTCCAAAAATACTACCATCCTGATGAATTTGCAGAATTAAAAGAAATCGCGATGCAAAAAGGCTTCAGCCATTGTGAAGCCGGTCCGCTTGTCCGTTCCTCTTACCATGCGGATGAACAAGTAAACGAAGCATCTAAAAAGCGTCAAGCACAAGCATAA
- the nucF gene encoding 5' nucleotidase, promiscuous (Evidence 1a: Function from experimental evidences in the studied strain; PubMedId: 15664928, 16766528, 27907199; Product type e: enzyme), with product MKTYKGYLIDLDGTMYNGTEKIEEACEFVRTLKDRGVPYLFVTNNSSRTPKQVADKLVSFDIPATEEQVFTTSMATAQHIAQQKKDASVYVIGEEGIRQAIEENGLTFGGENADFVVVGIDRSITYEKFAVGCLAIRNGARFISTNGDIAIPTERGLLPGNGSLTSVLTVSTGVQPVFIGKPESIIMEQAMRVLGTDVSETLMVGDNYATDIMAGINAGMDTLLVHTGVTKREHMTDDMEKPTHAIDSLTEWIPYI from the coding sequence ATGAAAACATATAAAGGGTATTTAATTGATTTAGACGGAACGATGTACAATGGCACGGAAAAAATCGAGGAGGCGTGTGAATTTGTCAGAACGCTGAAAGATCGCGGCGTTCCTTATCTTTTCGTGACAAACAACTCTTCGCGCACACCGAAGCAGGTAGCGGACAAGCTCGTGTCTTTTGATATTCCGGCAACAGAAGAGCAGGTCTTCACGACCAGCATGGCAACTGCCCAGCACATTGCACAGCAGAAAAAAGACGCGTCTGTGTATGTGATTGGGGAGGAAGGAATCCGCCAGGCGATTGAAGAAAACGGCCTGACATTTGGCGGAGAAAACGCGGATTTTGTCGTTGTTGGCATCGACCGTTCCATTACATACGAAAAATTTGCTGTTGGCTGCCTGGCAATCAGAAATGGCGCCCGCTTTATTTCCACTAACGGAGATATTGCGATTCCGACTGAAAGAGGGCTCCTGCCGGGAAACGGCTCACTGACATCGGTGTTAACCGTATCTACAGGTGTACAGCCTGTATTTATCGGCAAGCCGGAATCAATTATTATGGAGCAGGCGATGCGCGTTCTCGGCACAGATGTGTCTGAAACACTCATGGTCGGCGACAACTACGCCACTGATATTATGGCCGGCATTAACGCGGGTATGGATACGCTGCTCGTTCACACAGGCGTAACGAAAAGAGAACATATGACAGACGATATGGAAAAACCGACTCACGCCATTGACTCTCTGACTGAATGGATTCCATACATTTGA